cttgatataataaaattataagaacatatttgaaatttagttatttgcTCCGCCGATTTGCACCTGCTTATTGAGAATTACTGACTATGCTATCTTAAAGTGTTCATGTCAATAACAGACAAAAGTATGAATAGATTGCTAAAAAATAAGCCACTTTATTCTTAAACTAGATAATAAATATCGGGGAAGACACCTAGACACCAAACATTTTAGACCACATATCGTTCTATTTTGGGGAGAGAAAATACGTTCAAAGTTGCATCCCGACGTTGCGCCCCTTCTAATGCAATTTTTTGGAGTCGCCTCTTCATTTGAATCTTAGATAACCATTTAGGAATCgttcataaatgtttaaattatagaGACATGAAAAATAGTTGGATGTTTAGTTTACAGATTTTacgttttatgttaaaacaccATATAAATCCAATCATGATGTTcttcatttacaaaatacacTGTAAGAAACTGTTAACTGATACAGgaaaacttatttaaaacaaacatttacatagAACCGCTTTTTAATATGATaaagaccaaaaaataaatgtttgataaatgtaacaattaaatttacacagCTACAAGAGActtaaggaaataaaaaaatgtacggGGAGTTCTaatagaaaatttgaaaatgaaatccaCTTCGGACTTTCCTGAAAAAGTGATGATTGTTGAAGAACTCTTTTTTTGCTAAGATTGTAGTACAGTATTTTAACTTGCAACATTGTACGAGCTGTGTTATGGCTCCATAATGAAGATTGATATGTGAGCACTTGCTTCTctaattttgtatttgcatgttacaagtttagaacatgttttatgaaataatagtttaaacacTGCCAAACAGTCCTGTTGGTTGTTTAATGTAAAGTTCATTTGTAGCATGTATCAgaaatgaattgtttaatataacagTATTCTATGTATGTCTGTAAATGGAATGAAATAGTGAAATTTCATATAGTTCTTAAAGTATCAGTATATAATTAATCATAATGTTGAATGTACTATGACAAGTtctattattatgtttaaggGTTAATTGTGTCATGATTcctattaaatacaaaaaccTGTATTAATCTACATAATACTATCAGTTCTATAATatgcatttcaaattaaaacaactccCTAAGTGAAACaatgtgaaaataataatattatttttcttatcaaTCTATTAAACATAATCAGGAAGCCACAAATATCGCCGCGTCTAAATGAAAATTATACTGAAACTTTACACATGTGAGAATAACGAAAATTAGTAAAACTTGTGCGCACACATTTCGAGTCATCTAGTTATGTCTCTTACTTCAGTAATATAAGCTTTATTCTCAGAATGTTTTATAAgttaaatttatgataaaccAGTCATACATTAGAGCATAGGTTCATTAGCTTCGTTAAGATTATACGCatgcaaatatgtttaaacactaaaacatttatacaaccCCATTCTACATCGTGTGCTCCGTTTTAGctattaattttaaacacaaacatcttttaaaaaatcCATTACGCATAGTATTTTTGCAGTATCTTTAAAAGAGTAgctttattttcataatcacGAACtagaatgaaataaaagttaaaactttaaaagtgTGATTCACCTGTCAAATATTACTTGACGCATGATTGAACATATTATTCATCGTATTTtgttaacttattttatttttccacaTCTAGTTTGactttgtataataaaataaaagtgtggatattaaaaaatagtctaaatattaaaacatacttacGGTCATATGCTGTTCGTCCATTGTCGGTATTCAGTGTTGAAGTACCGTATCTTTCATGTTCTCAttgtaaatatctgtaaattagaAAATTGTTTGTGATAATCCCAAAAATAGAATTGGTAGTCCGTAGCTATATGTATATTCACATAATTATTGGTCAAACCTCTTACAAGATTTGCAGTAAATATCTTTGAGCCATGAGAAACCAAATGCATTTAAGTGTTTACTCACCCGTTGTTCTCTTGCagtaatatttgatatttgccaaagtttcatttattttttaacagacTGCGAAGCTCCTAAACCCCTTCCACATACCCATAAAAAACTAAACGGAACAAAATATCTTTCTGTGGTTGTGTATACATGCTTATCCGGATACACATTTTATGGAAACAATGCTAGTCAATGCATGGCTAATGCATCATGGAGTTTCGTGGATGCTAACTGTACGATAAAAGGTAAACTGCACAAACATCACTCATTACTATAATACAGATAAACTATGTTGGTAAATATCGGGCGACCGTTGACCGGCGATCGTAAATGATTCACTActttttctgtaaatagaaacaatggaaaataccgttttttacaacaaatatatatttgaaaagttttaatagtaatattattattatttgattcgCTTTCCGTTATCAAGTGCTGAGTTCTAAAGCAATGAAAACTTCAGAAACGagcaatgaaaaaataaaacccaGATCTTATTTTAAAGCACATGAATAAATTATAGTCCTAACAATCATTAAACAAGAGACAACATACATTATAACAATTCATAGCTATTAAAATATCGCCATGTACATTGCATTCATGCTGTTGTTATACCGCTCAGACTGTGGCGAAGGGGCTTCATCAGCCAACGCCAACATCTCTTATCCGAACGGTACGGTGTTCGAGTCGACAGCGCAAGTAAGCTGCATAGACGGATACCGAATAAATGGTACCATTGGTAACGGCAACGACACAGAGACTTTAACTTGTAAAGAGGATGGGGAATGGTCGCAAGCTCATGGTTGTGTCAAGAAAGGTTGGTTCCAGTCTttctattgataattgtttgaatCTTTCTGAAGATTACTTCTTCGTTGCGCTTAAACATATCGTAATCTACTTATAACGTTTTTGCAAACACCCCAATTagttaacatttgaaatatattattttttacttgtttctaaagtgattatttatttgcattttttgaaTAATCCATGTATCATCGATCACTATCGTGTACCATTATatcgaaaaataaaattttgcatCAGCTGTTaggaatacattttattttaaaacctaTCATTGttcttgaaacaaatattttagattGTGAAATGAAAGTAAGCGCACAAAATGCTGACGTCAAGTACCCAAATGGTTCGCGTTTTGAGGACAATGCGGAAATCAAATGCAAACAAGGATATAGAGTAAAGGGCAGTGAAAATAACACAAAGCTGTTTGAATACATACATTGCCAGTCTTCCGGCAATTGGTCGTGGAGTAACGGATGCGAAAGGAAAAGTACGTTGTACCAGtcatacacatattttatttcaattatataatatgtaaagtAGTTTTCGAgagatatttaaatttatttattcagtAAGGACGAAAGAAAAGTCAAGTGTACCAgtacatatattgttttcaagaaTATATGTAAAGTAGATTTCTGcgatgtttaaatatgtttgttaagtATAAGCTGCAATCTATCGGATGTAAACTTATTTCTTTGCACAACAGATTGTTCCGCGAATGAGCATTCGGCCAATGCATCAGTTACGTATGGGAATGATACGCTTTATGAAGCAATTGCATTTGTAAATTGTACTGATGGATACAGAATTATCGAacacaatgataataatattgtgTCAGAAGAAATTCAATGTCAACATATGGGGTTATGGAATAGCTCCAGTGGCTGCGAAAGAAAAGGTATTGCTGAAGCTTAGAATGTTGAACTTATCACGTTGATTTTACGAATTTATCTTTCAAACGTATGTGATTGTGGTGATCTGTGGTTCCTAAATAAACAATCCAATTGAAACGAATTCTCAAGCATAAGATCTTCAAACCTGTAATGTTACTTACTAAATTGTTCCCATAGATGGGCACGAAATTGTAATACTAATGTTGAGCATTATTAGACATCTTTGGCGTACTATGAACACAATAGGTGAACATCACACTGAACAAAATACATGGGCGTGCATCAAAACAAGTTTCAAATTTCCAAcatatcatcttcatcatcgtTGTCGTCGATACTGTTCATAGAATGTCGAAAAAGTACATGAAAGGCAAAAATGAATTTACAATATGATCGAATGCTTAAATTTAAACAGTTTCTCAAGCACAattctattttaaatgttttttattcaacaaagttggtaattaataattttagaCTGCAGTAACGAAACGCATGCAGTCAATGCTACAGTGGCGTTTACGCATGGTACTTTGTTTGATTCTGTCGCTTATGTCAGCTGCATTCCGGGACACAAGATACATGGAACTAAAGGGAATGACAACACTACAACCACCATCCGTTGTATGAAAACCGGGACCTGGTCAGGGGCCCCTGTGTGCGTTAGGAAAGGTaatacgatgatgatgataagatAGTTGTACTTCACAGTTGAATATCAAGCACTCATATTCATACCTTCAATACTTTACACAAAGAAAAATGAGTTCATTTTCCAGCTTGACTGTCGCCAAACCAAAAACACGAATCATTTGAGCATTGCTTATTTGTTCGCACGATTACTATTcagcaataaaaatgtttcatattgaCCAGTTCCCAAGCACTGCTTGCTATAAGAATAAcattatagttttatatttttaaagatacccTTAACTAACTTCTTTTATCACTTTATATTAGACAGACGAACACaatttatattacaaacatgataCGTAACACAAATAAATGGCGCAAATAAAACATGCTTTATGCAGAATTTTTCAGTGATTGCAAggaattctttttatttattctttatatttgtaatttgtagATTGTGGTGGTAACATAAAAACACTTAATGCTAGCATTACCTTTGGAGATACCCACTACAATGAGAACGCGACAGTTTCCTGTGATAAAGGGTATAAAGTCATTGGGACATTTGGGAACAATGTTATTGAGGAAACAATTACTTGCCACCTTAATGGCTATTGGGCAAACCCGAGCGGATGTGTAAAGAAAGGTAATATGGTTTGTGATTACGATCGCCGATTTAGGGctccatttaattttatttttgaacgCATTCCACTCGTTTTTTGATCATAGGAAACATATCCAGTTGTTTGTATGCTTATGTTATTCTAGTTAATATGAATACTATATTTGTCTAGGTGTACCTTCATACCATCAAGTATACTAATCTATCCAGTATATTGTAAGGGTCTTTTGTGTTCTATTGAATATAAGTCATGCTATGTTTTCGTTCACTTCGTAGATTGTGGTAAGAACATATCGGTGGAAAATGCGGAAAATATTACTTTCCAACACTTGACATTGTATCAATATAATGCAACCGTCACCTGCAAGCACGGTTACCGTTTGAAGGGTAAAAACCATAACAATTTAACGTCGGAAGTTATTCAATGTGTGGACTCTGGCTTTTGGACGTCGCCAAGCGGTTGCGAAAAGAAAGGTGATCAtctttatttgaaaagaaaggattattttaataaaacgcTTAGATTAAGCAAGTCATAAAATTATTGAACATCCGAAATTTATGTGTACTGCGAAACTTTTTAAATGGTTTGTTAACAATACTATTTAGTTCAAATACTAGTATATCACTTATCAATGTTTGTTATTCCATTGTGTATTCAAGACTGTGGTGACAACCCGCCTACTTCCAGTAACAGTACAAGGCAATATAATTCTACAACGTACGGGAGTAAGGCTATTTTCAAGTGTGACAGTGGATATCACACCGGGAACAACACAACTCTTACCTGTAATAGTTTCGGACATTGGGACACACCCGCACCAGTTTGTACAGGTAGGTGGAATATACAACCTTGCTACTTATTTTAAGAATTATAGTTTTTTTAGACATCATTGAAATATACATATCAAACAGTAGGAATGCTTAATATCTGttaatatttgtgtattgtgtcactgtattattatttgtattattttaatacataggtaacataattatgtttatgtgcGCATAATAAGCAACATTGACCAATGGAAAGAAAACGTAGGCTTATCAGAGGATGTCCTTGTAGTTAACACTACACGAGTTAACAGTAACCCATGTAGCGAAAAAGCTAGCTCATCAGAGGATGCTTTTGTAGTTTACAATACACGGgtttacaataacaaatatagtGAAAAACTAGGCTTATTAGGGGATATTCCCGAAAGTTACAATACACGAGTTAACAGTAATTAATATAGCGAAAAAGTAGGCTTATCAGAGGATGTTCCCTTAGTTTACACTACACGAGTTAACAGTAACCACTGTACCGAAAAAGGATTGTTTATCAGTTTATCAGAAGATGTTCTCTTGGTTACCACTACACATGTTAACAATGACTAAATGAAGCGAAAAAATAAGATTGTCAGAGGATGTTCCCGTGGTTTACACTACACGAGTTAATAGTTTCACAATGTAGCGAAGATGTAGACTTATCAGAGGAAATTCCAGTACTTTAAATTACACGAGTTAACAATTACACAATATAGCGAAAAAGTAGAATTACCAGAGGATGTTTCCGTAGTTTAAACTACACGAGTTAACAGTTACACAATGTAGCGAAAAAGTAGACTTATCAGAGGATGTTCTCGTAGTTTAAACTAAACGAGTTAACAATTACACAATATAGCGAAAAAGTAGACTTATCAGAGGATATTCTCGTAGTTTATACTACACGAGTTTACAATTACACAATATAGCGAAAAGGTAGACTTATCAGAGGATGTTCTCGTAGTTTAAACTACACGAGTTAACAATTACACAATATAGCGAAAAAGTAGACTTATCAGAGAATGTTCCCGTAGTTTACACTACACGAGTCAACAGTTACACAATGTAGCGAAAAAGTAGACTTAATAGAGGATGTTCCCGTAGTTTAAACTACACTAGTTAACAGTTACACAATGTATCGAAAAAGTAGACCTATCAGAGGATATTCCCGTAGTTTATACTACACGAGTTAATAGTTACACAATGTAGCGAAAAAGTATACTTACCAGAGGATATTCCCGTAGTTTATTCTACACGAGTTAACAGTTACACAATGTAGCGAAAAAGTAAGCTTGTCTGAGGATGTTCTCGAAGTTTACACTGCACGAGTTAACAGTAACCAATGAAGCGAAAAAGTAAGCTTGTCAGAGGATGTTTCCGTAGTTAACACTACACGAGTTAACAGTTACTCAATGTAGAGAAAAAGTAAACCTATCAGAACATGTTCCCGTAGTTTAAACTACACGATTTAACAGTTACACAATGTAGCGAAAAAGTAGACTTATCAGAGGATGTTCCCGTAGTTTAAACTACACGAGTTAAAAGTAACAGATGTAGCGAAAAAGTAGATTTATCTGAGGATGTTCCCGTAATTAACACTCGCCGAGTTTCATTACCCAAATCATTGGTTGTTTTTTTCCCTTCCTGACtatacatttcatttatcaCAATATTGAAAGTATTGTGTTTAAAGATATTAACGAGTGTACCGGTAAGAATACGTGCCATCGTAATGCCAATTGCACAAACAACATCGGGAGCTACATGTGTCTTTGCAAGGACGGATATGACGACAGGGCCACTTCGAACACGTACGATTCTATTGGCCGGGACTGCCGAGGTTATTTTgctattattttttcttctcGTTTATGTTTCTGTAAAATGAACGCTCTGTATGAAGAAATTAAGAGTCGCATATCCAGTGCTTTTTCAACCTTGCTAATATTCATAGACAAACGATATACTGAAATGTGTTTCAGGTCATGAATGTCTTGGTTTGCCCATCTAGGTGTCACTTCATCATTTGTGATACACTGGGAAAATACGGTTAAAGCCTAGTATCCACATTTTCCTGTAAAGACCATGTTTATGCGCATGTTTATGTTACAAACATACGACATACGAAACAACATGGACAAATCACACATGCATTAAACCatatctaataataataatgttaaaaatgtgcGTGTTAATGTCTTGGAGCGATGATCGAAAGAAAAGTTCACTCGTAAGGGGGGGGGGAGTGAGGAGATGAGCCTCGTTTACGATTACATGTACTCACTTTTACACTtgaaccatcatttatgaatatttacattaacacttcattccttaacgacgattgttgtttatcaatttcacattatatctataaaaagtgcaatggcatttcccatcgaaatcgcgtgcgtttgttcgttACAattgtcctgtcattgggcgcaataatactaatgggtggggcatatttactacgtattactactatttttttcaatgaaatcgtagtaaaaatATTGGCAACatcaaaactgtaatctgcagtaaagcagttaaaacaaaataagcaacgataatttgattgatggATGGAACcgttaaagaaatattaaattacaatgatgactaacttatttcggaatttggaattgacatttggtaaaaataaagcatctgacaaaacataaaatcgaggaaatgaaacaataacaccACCCAGCAATGTCCCGAAGAAAGAGCTCAGTTCAACACTAAGTCTTTTCGCGTCCTCTGGCTCTCCTTCTGCGAAAGTTCACGTTACCCCACCTATCGCCACTGACGTTTCCACAGAGACGTTTCATCCTCATCCTCATTGAATGttacttccaaagaaatgacaatgcacttgctgattCGTCTAACACCGTATTGCATTATGATTAATACACCAACtgattctttaaaatattgctcaacaagtaaattgactggaatttctctccaatttgaaaactcTTAACTTACGTGACTTAACAAACGCTTGTAGTGGGTATATCGCAAGATATAATGAGAACCTCGAAggtggcgatatttttgttgatttcttgtttttgttaatttttcataactcaagttgtatttttctagttgtaatacagttataatacgtatttataatatacctGACCTTGAAACTATAGAAAAAAAACCATaaaaataaggaactatttaatctgtgcattcattgtcttataaaattaggttacgatagctgttttaatttacccaccattgagaacaacgagagaaagaaaaagagaaaatgctcttgaataatcaatttatttgagtaaaaatgtagatttaaataaatgtaaatataagtataaaaattcgtcatgttgcattttattggggtatggtatgcaatggcgcagttcaaaatgctgGTGGAGTCCTTcaccattttgaacagccccattgcataccatactccagtaaatgcaacatgtcgaattttaatccttaaataaatgcaaacttcTCTGGCCTCATTCCGAGTTAATTTTTGTTTCGCTCAGACCACAACGAGTGTAACGACCCTAAAGGCACGCATTGCAAGTACAGCCGAAACCAGACTCAATGGTGCACAAACCTGGATCCGGGCTACTACTGCAGGTGTAATCCGGGATGGAAGGGAACCGACTGTGACAAAAGTATGGAAGCACTTGCAAATTGCATTTCATCCACTACCGTCATATTTCTAAGCCTTTAAAACCACTGTATTCAAAGGTTATGTTTCAAGAATAATATTAATACTATTTagaatatttcaattaatgcTTTTAATTTTATAGCAATCCCAGTCTCAATCTTATTTGTGGAAACATTCTGCGTGAGAAAGTAAAAGACTCGTTACCgtaaaacaaatgtaacaaCTAAAGAATGTTTTGGAAAGTTTTTACAGgattttaatttatcaaattagAGCTGATAGAAACTGCTTAAAGTACTAGAAAACGTTTAGTGTTCGCCATTATCATTGACTTGTGTTTAGTATCATCGGATCGTCAGTCTTACCCGTGCTTCTTACAAAGCCGTTCTCTAACTCCACTATTTTGtctctgtatttttttcaagacGTAAATGAGTGTAATGAATGGGACAATCCGTGCGGCCATAATGCAACGTGCAGTGACGGTTATGGCACCTACTTCTGCAAATGTGACAGATATTTCACTCAAGGAGATCCATATGTTGGATGCTTCAGTAagctttagttttatttatataatgattttgttttaaacaaaacttgttGTCAAAATCAAATACGTTCCCTTTCTACGCATTATTATTGTTCATCACCCTTTATCCACATTCCCACGTTCCCTTTTCGCATTGATTATGTG
The DNA window shown above is from Mya arenaria isolate MELC-2E11 chromosome 6, ASM2691426v1 and carries:
- the LOC128236701 gene encoding neurogenic locus notch homolog protein 1-like, which translates into the protein MNALYEEIKSRISNHNECNDPKGTHCKYSRNQTQWCTNLDPGYYCRCNPGWKGTDCDKNVNECNEWDNPCGHNATCSDGYGTYFCKCDRYFTQGDPYVGCFKPVMLDFKKAPEVCANGDNEILDPINIPNGRFPYLGKYFDVFRVRIINNATGVYP